A section of the Metabacillus endolithicus genome encodes:
- a CDS encoding MBL fold metallo-hydrolase: MKWRQLPLGPLQTNCYLFFNEKKECLIIDPGGDGKKLISLLEQQHIKPLAILLTHAHFDHIGAVDDVRKQWNIPVYVHKNEKDWLSDSSLNGSQFFMAGAVSVAEPDKLIKGEGKLEIGEFSLQVYETPGHSPGSVSFYAQEAGIVFSGDALFAGSIGRTDLPGGNHEQLIKSIHNKLLNLPEETIVLSGHGPETSIEQEMESNPFLNGF, from the coding sequence ATGAAATGGAGACAACTCCCTTTAGGACCACTGCAAACAAATTGCTATCTTTTTTTCAATGAAAAGAAGGAATGTTTAATTATTGATCCGGGTGGTGACGGGAAAAAGCTGATTAGCTTACTTGAGCAACAACATATAAAGCCGCTGGCCATCTTACTTACACACGCTCACTTTGATCATATTGGTGCAGTAGACGATGTGAGAAAGCAATGGAACATTCCTGTTTATGTACATAAAAATGAGAAAGATTGGTTGTCAGATTCATCTCTAAATGGTTCACAATTTTTTATGGCTGGTGCTGTTAGTGTAGCAGAGCCTGATAAATTAATTAAAGGTGAAGGAAAATTAGAGATAGGTGAATTTTCTTTACAAGTATATGAAACACCAGGTCATTCCCCGGGAAGCGTTTCTTTCTATGCACAAGAAGCAGGGATCGTTTTTTCAGGAGACGCATTATTTGCAGGAAGCATCGGCAGAACCGACCTGCCGGGTGGCAATCATGAGCAACTAATTAAAAGCATACATAACAAGCTATTGAACCTACCAGAAGAAACAATTGTTTTGTCAGGACATGGTCCGGAAACCAGTATTGAACAAGAGATGGAAAGCAATCCTTTTTTAAATGGTTTTTAA
- a CDS encoding DUF2759 domain-containing protein, whose amino-acid sequence MIIFALVTILGIFGLIRSLKDKNLLGAAFAFGTLAVFGWFAVMTFIHHGYPTAH is encoded by the coding sequence GTGATTATATTTGCACTTGTAACCATTCTAGGGATTTTCGGACTTATTCGTTCACTGAAAGATAAAAACCTTCTTGGTGCAGCATTTGCATTTGGTACTTTAGCTGTATTTGGATGGTTTGCCGTAATGACCTTTATTCACCACGGTTACCCAACTGCACACTAA
- a CDS encoding M14 family metallopeptidase — MIIRLNKSISLTDLSTHLQLDSQLLHESNDVELRGEIEANTQLNIPVNCLSIVENSDIVELVGDDIIKSELKMKKPYDSNELEKDIEKLIVMYPFIKKDIVGYSVLGKPIYQLTIGNGPKKIHMNGSFHANEWITTSVMMYWLHEYVDALGNGSTRINGHDVQSIYKDTTLSFVPMVNPDGVDLVLNGLPHDNTYEAGLLQMNDLSIDFSQWKANIRGIDLNNQYPVNWDIEKARKIPKTPAPRDYPGDAPLTEPEAIALSNLVKKQHFDRVLAFHTQGEEIYWGYLRKEPEEAEAIVREFERLSGYKAVRDIDSHAGFRDWFVHDYRKPGYTIELGNGVNPLPFDQFDEIYKKSKGIFYAGLYM; from the coding sequence ATGATTATCCGCTTAAATAAAAGCATTTCACTTACTGATCTTTCAACTCATTTGCAACTCGACAGTCAGCTTTTACATGAGAGCAATGACGTTGAGCTGAGAGGTGAAATAGAAGCAAACACTCAGTTAAATATTCCTGTTAACTGCCTATCTATTGTTGAAAATAGTGATATCGTGGAGTTAGTTGGTGACGATATAATAAAATCCGAACTAAAGATGAAGAAACCTTATGATTCAAATGAGTTAGAAAAGGATATAGAAAAATTAATTGTTATGTATCCTTTTATAAAAAAGGATATAGTTGGCTATAGTGTGTTAGGAAAACCTATTTATCAATTAACAATCGGGAATGGTCCTAAAAAGATTCATATGAACGGTTCTTTCCATGCTAATGAATGGATAACCACGAGTGTGATGATGTATTGGTTACATGAATATGTTGATGCCTTAGGGAATGGTTCAACAAGAATAAATGGGCATGATGTCCAATCTATATATAAAGATACAACCCTTTCATTCGTCCCGATGGTCAATCCTGATGGGGTAGATCTTGTTTTAAATGGATTACCACATGATAACACTTACGAAGCAGGTCTTTTGCAAATGAATGATTTAAGCATCGATTTTTCACAGTGGAAGGCAAATATTAGAGGTATTGATTTGAATAATCAATATCCTGTTAACTGGGATATTGAAAAAGCCCGTAAAATTCCAAAAACACCAGCACCACGTGATTACCCTGGAGATGCTCCCTTAACTGAACCTGAAGCAATTGCTTTATCAAATCTTGTTAAAAAACAACATTTTGATCGTGTATTAGCATTTCATACACAAGGAGAAGAGATTTACTGGGGATATCTAAGGAAAGAACCTGAAGAAGCAGAAGCGATTGTAAGAGAATTTGAACGTCTTAGTGGCTACAAAGCAGTAAGAGACATAGATAGTCATGCGGGTTTCAGAGATTGGTTCGTTCATGACTATAGAAAACCAGGTTATACAATTGAGCTGGGAAATGGTGTGAACCCCTTACCGTTTGACCAATTTGATGAAATTTATAAAAAGAGTAAGGGCATTTTCTACGCAGGATTATATATGTAG
- a CDS encoding LTA synthase family protein, with product MRKKTFSKISFLLLATLFLWIKTYIVYKTSFDIKIENFTQEFILFINPLSFLLLIFGFGLFLKEKNRNRYIFGASIFVTGLLLANMVFYRFFNDFLTIPVLFQTSNMGDLGSSITNLFLPSDLLMFVDLAILYWLLKKPTFRSASLLTRKEKSAYFLLVAAVFFFNLGLAETERPQLLTRSFDREMLVKNISVYNFHIYDAVLQSKTSAQRALADSDSLTEIENYVNANRKASNEDLQGIAQGRNVILLSLESLQSFVLNEELNGQEITPFLNDLIGESYYFENFYHQTGQGKTSDSEFIVDNSLYPLGRGAVFFTNSNNEYNATPEILKESGYYSTVFHANNKSFWNRDLMYQGFGYDRFFDVNDYNVTEENSIGWGLKDIDFFQQSVQHIDNLPQPFYTRLITLTNHFPFELGEEDRMIDEFDSNSKTLNQYIPTVRYMDEAVKVFFEDLKKTDVYQNSIIILYGDHYGISENHNVAMEKFIGREITPFETVQLQRVPFIVHIPGVTDKEPKNITKVAGQIDIRPTIMSLLGIDTSEQIQFGTDALSDDKLSFTVLRDGSFITENNVYTRGICYNKETGQPTDQAVCDPYMEKAKQELNYSDEIIYGDLLRFYGENSEETEVKAETVVEEEN from the coding sequence ATGCGCAAAAAGACATTTTCAAAAATCTCATTTTTACTATTAGCAACGTTATTTCTATGGATAAAAACATACATTGTCTATAAAACTAGCTTTGATATTAAAATTGAAAATTTCACACAAGAGTTTATATTATTCATTAATCCATTAAGCTTTCTATTATTAATATTTGGTTTTGGACTTTTCCTGAAGGAGAAGAACAGAAACCGCTATATATTTGGTGCTAGTATCTTTGTAACAGGTTTGCTCCTGGCAAACATGGTATTTTACCGATTTTTCAATGATTTTCTAACAATTCCAGTATTGTTTCAGACAAGCAATATGGGAGATTTAGGAAGTAGTATTACAAATCTTTTCTTACCTAGTGATTTATTAATGTTTGTTGACTTAGCTATTTTATACTGGTTATTAAAAAAGCCAACTTTCAGATCCGCTTCATTACTGACTAGAAAAGAAAAGTCCGCTTATTTTCTACTAGTAGCCGCTGTATTCTTTTTTAATTTAGGGTTAGCTGAAACAGAAAGACCACAATTATTAACACGTTCTTTTGATAGAGAAATGCTTGTGAAAAACATCAGTGTTTACAACTTTCATATTTATGATGCGGTATTGCAATCAAAAACGTCTGCCCAACGTGCTTTAGCGGACAGTGATAGCTTGACTGAGATAGAAAACTATGTAAATGCTAACCGTAAAGCTTCAAATGAAGACCTACAAGGAATAGCACAAGGTCGTAATGTAATTTTACTTTCACTCGAATCATTACAGAGCTTCGTACTAAATGAAGAATTAAATGGACAAGAAATTACTCCATTTTTAAATGATCTGATCGGTGAGAGTTATTACTTTGAAAACTTTTATCATCAAACAGGTCAGGGGAAAACATCTGACTCTGAATTTATTGTAGATAACTCCTTATATCCATTAGGCCGTGGTGCGGTATTCTTTACAAACAGCAATAATGAATACAATGCAACACCAGAAATTTTAAAAGAGTCTGGATACTATTCAACAGTGTTTCATGCGAATAATAAGAGTTTCTGGAATCGTGACTTGATGTATCAAGGATTTGGCTATGACCGATTCTTTGATGTTAATGATTACAATGTAACGGAAGAAAATTCGATTGGTTGGGGCTTAAAGGATATCGACTTTTTCCAACAGTCAGTTCAACATATTGATAACCTTCCACAGCCATTCTATACAAGATTAATCACATTAACAAACCACTTTCCTTTTGAACTCGGGGAAGAGGATCGTATGATTGACGAGTTTGATTCTAATAGTAAAACGTTAAATCAATATATTCCAACTGTTCGCTACATGGATGAGGCAGTAAAAGTATTTTTTGAGGACTTAAAGAAAACAGATGTTTATCAGAACTCAATCATCATCCTTTATGGTGATCACTATGGAATTTCAGAAAACCATAATGTAGCAATGGAGAAGTTTATTGGCAGAGAGATTACTCCGTTTGAAACAGTGCAATTACAACGTGTTCCTTTCATTGTTCACATACCAGGTGTAACGGATAAAGAGCCTAAGAACATCACGAAAGTAGCAGGACAAATTGATATCCGTCCAACAATTATGAGTTTATTAGGTATTGATACTAGTGAGCAAATTCAGTTTGGTACAGATGCGTTATCAGATGATAAATTATCGTTCACAGTTTTAAGAGATGGAAGCTTTATCACTGAAAACAATGTTTATACACGTGGTATTTGCTATAATAAAGAAACAGGTCAGCCTACAGATCAGGCTGTATGTGATCCGTATATGGAAAAAGCAAAGCAGGAGCTAAATTACTCTGATGAAATCATTTACGGTGACTTATTACGATTTTATGGCGAAAACTCCGAAGAAACAGAAGTGAAAGCAGAAACAGTGGTAGAAGAAGAAAATTAA
- a CDS encoding ROK family glucokinase, translating into MNEKILVGVDLGGTTIKMAFINYYGEIIEKWEIPTDKSGKAITTDIAKAIDTKLEEIGMDKSRLGGVGMGAPGPVNLESGLIYETPNLGWVNYPLRDHLELETGLPAVIDNDANIAALGEMWKGAGDGAKDLICVTLGTGVGGGLISNGEVIHGVNGAGGEIGHVTVVPEGGAQCGCGKTGCIETIASATGIVRIAKEKLQSSDQDSILKTIADLTSKDVFEAAEKGDSLAVEVIDYVTFQLGLVLANLSNGLNPEKIVIGGGVSKAGDLLISRVEQYFKRFAFPRVAKAASISVATLGNDAGVIGGAWLVKTKLLNK; encoded by the coding sequence ATGAATGAGAAAATATTAGTTGGTGTAGATTTAGGTGGTACAACAATAAAAATGGCATTTATTAATTACTATGGAGAGATTATAGAAAAATGGGAAATTCCTACTGATAAATCAGGGAAGGCGATAACAACTGATATCGCTAAAGCAATTGATACAAAGCTTGAAGAAATAGGAATGGATAAATCAAGACTTGGTGGAGTAGGGATGGGAGCTCCTGGTCCAGTTAATTTAGAGAGCGGACTTATTTATGAAACACCAAACCTTGGCTGGGTAAACTATCCATTAAGAGATCATTTAGAGCTAGAAACCGGTTTACCTGCTGTTATTGATAATGATGCAAATATTGCAGCACTAGGTGAAATGTGGAAAGGTGCTGGAGACGGCGCTAAGGACTTAATTTGTGTAACATTAGGTACTGGTGTTGGTGGCGGTCTTATTTCAAATGGAGAGGTTATCCACGGTGTAAATGGAGCAGGTGGAGAAATTGGACATGTTACAGTTGTCCCTGAAGGTGGAGCTCAATGTGGGTGTGGTAAAACAGGATGTATTGAAACAATCGCATCAGCCACTGGAATCGTAAGGATAGCAAAGGAAAAGCTTCAATCATCTGATCAGGATAGCATTCTTAAGACAATCGCTGATTTAACATCAAAAGATGTATTTGAGGCAGCTGAAAAAGGCGATTCTTTAGCTGTAGAAGTAATTGATTATGTTACATTTCAACTAGGACTTGTACTTGCAAATTTATCCAATGGATTGAATCCTGAAAAGATTGTAATCGGCGGAGGAGTATCTAAAGCCGGAGACCTTCTTATCTCTAGAGTTGAGCAATATTTTAAACGCTTTGCTTTCCCGCGGGTTGCTAAAGCAGCGTCCATCTCGGTTGCAACATTAGGAAATGATGCAGGTGTAATCGGTGGAGCATGGTTAGTAAAGACAAAATTACTAAATAAATAA
- a CDS encoding YqgQ family protein yields MKTIYDVQQLLKKFGTIIYIGDRVSDLELMEEEMKQLYQSNLVEPKDYQMAVLLLRQEIQKLKKQE; encoded by the coding sequence TTGAAAACGATATATGACGTTCAGCAGCTTTTAAAAAAATTCGGAACCATTATTTACATAGGCGATCGAGTTTCTGACTTAGAATTAATGGAAGAAGAAATGAAGCAGCTGTATCAATCAAATTTAGTAGAGCCAAAGGATTACCAAATGGCAGTTCTACTCTTAAGACAAGAAATACAAAAACTTAAAAAGCAAGAATAA
- a CDS encoding carbon starvation CstA family protein, with protein MVTFILCVLILIVGYFLYSKVVERVFGIDDQRVTPAYAKTDGLDYMPMSWWKASLIQLLNIAGLGPIFGAIMGALYGPVAFIWIVAGCLFAGAVHDYFSGMLSIKHGGEQYPTLVGRYLGKSVKTIINLVSLVLMILVAAAFTAGPAQLVEQLTPLSYSASLILIFVYFVLAAVLPINKLIGKIYPIFGLILIIMAVSIGFALFFMDHSIPNLTVENLHPGELPIWPLLMVTISCGAISGFHSTQSPILARTLKKESDGRKVFFGAMVAEGIIAMIWAAAGMTFFGGPDGLQGALAEGGTAGVVNEISKTTLGQFGGILAVLGVIILPITTGDTALRSSRMMLVELLSKFGNFDSKMKTVLMTIPVIVPTYLLTQMDYSFLWRYVGWTNQVVATVMLWTAAMYLLQNNKFHWICSLPALFMTAVTGSYIFYAPEGFQLSYQTSMIIGSIIFLAVFIWFLTQMKKYKKDPLPYEKVA; from the coding sequence ATGGTAACTTTTATTTTATGTGTACTTATTTTAATCGTAGGATATTTCTTGTATTCGAAGGTAGTTGAGCGCGTATTTGGTATCGATGATCAACGTGTAACTCCTGCCTACGCAAAAACAGACGGGTTAGACTATATGCCTATGAGCTGGTGGAAGGCATCACTTATTCAGCTACTAAATATTGCAGGCTTAGGTCCAATATTCGGGGCGATTATGGGAGCTCTTTATGGACCAGTTGCATTTATCTGGATTGTTGCTGGATGTTTATTCGCTGGCGCTGTTCATGATTATTTTTCTGGTATGCTTTCCATTAAACATGGCGGTGAACAATATCCAACACTTGTTGGACGTTATTTAGGGAAATCAGTAAAAACAATCATAAATTTAGTATCACTTGTGTTAATGATTTTAGTTGCAGCAGCTTTCACAGCGGGACCAGCTCAATTAGTTGAGCAGTTAACCCCTTTAAGCTATTCAGCTTCTTTAATACTTATTTTCGTTTATTTCGTATTAGCAGCTGTTTTACCTATTAACAAACTAATCGGTAAAATTTACCCAATTTTCGGACTTATCTTAATCATCATGGCTGTTTCTATTGGATTTGCTTTATTCTTTATGGATCATTCCATTCCAAATCTAACAGTAGAAAATTTACATCCAGGTGAATTACCAATTTGGCCATTGCTAATGGTGACAATCTCATGTGGAGCCATTTCTGGTTTTCATAGTACTCAAAGTCCAATTTTAGCTAGAACATTAAAGAAAGAAAGCGATGGACGTAAAGTATTTTTTGGTGCAATGGTTGCTGAAGGTATTATTGCCATGATTTGGGCAGCAGCTGGTATGACATTCTTTGGTGGACCTGATGGACTTCAAGGAGCACTTGCTGAAGGTGGTACAGCAGGTGTTGTAAACGAAATTAGTAAAACAACATTAGGTCAATTTGGTGGAATTCTTGCCGTTTTAGGTGTCATTATTCTTCCTATTACAACAGGAGATACGGCATTAAGATCATCAAGAATGATGCTTGTTGAATTATTAAGTAAATTTGGAAACTTTGATTCTAAAATGAAAACTGTACTAATGACAATTCCAGTTATCGTTCCAACATATCTTCTAACACAAATGGATTATTCATTCTTATGGCGGTATGTTGGTTGGACAAATCAAGTAGTAGCAACAGTAATGCTATGGACAGCTGCAATGTATTTACTACAGAACAACAAATTTCACTGGATTTGCAGCCTTCCAGCATTGTTCATGACTGCGGTAACTGGATCTTATATTTTCTATGCACCAGAAGGATTCCAATTATCCTATCAAACTTCTATGATCATAGGTTCAATCATCTTTTTAGCTGTATTCATTTGGTTCTTAACTCAAATGAAAAAATATAAAAAAGATCCTCTTCCATATGAAAAGGTTGCTTAA
- a CDS encoding spore germination protein, with the protein MAYEVEKKIVTKDFQENTSYLNERLGVKKSFDVIQLDVEYAGRKMALFMVDGFVKDDILHYLMRYLSELTPEQLEENTLEKLLKTYIPYVEIEKTDDLNTVVGTVLAGPTALVIEGIDQVILIDARTYPVRGPQEPDMEKVVRGSRDGYVETIVFNTALTRRRIRDRSLRMEYLQIGRRSKTDVVVCYLEDIADMEHVEDLKKSLLAIDTDGLPMGEKTVEEFISGRHLNPYPVVRYTERPDTAAAHIYEGHVIVFVDGSPSALITPTTFWHHLQHAEEYRNKPIVGAYLRMVRFIAVWASIFILPLWYLFANNPGLLPPGMKFVGIEDPGQVPLLLQFLLIEVGIDILRMAAIHTPSSLATALGLVAALMVGQVAVEVGLLTNEVILYLAIAAIGTFATPSYELSLANRIYRIVLLLFTAWLGVIGLVAGITGWIIMLARMKSFNVPYLYPFIPFNARALRDVLFRSPMPLKNRRPTFLHPQDPDR; encoded by the coding sequence ATGGCGTATGAGGTAGAAAAAAAGATTGTAACAAAGGATTTTCAGGAAAATACATCGTACTTAAATGAACGATTGGGTGTAAAGAAAAGCTTTGATGTTATTCAGCTCGATGTTGAGTATGCTGGACGTAAAATGGCGTTATTTATGGTGGATGGTTTTGTAAAAGATGATATCTTACATTATTTAATGAGATATTTATCTGAGCTTACACCAGAGCAGCTCGAGGAAAATACTCTTGAAAAGCTGCTCAAAACGTATATCCCGTACGTTGAAATTGAGAAAACAGATGATTTAAATACTGTTGTTGGAACGGTTTTGGCAGGGCCAACAGCTCTTGTTATAGAGGGTATTGATCAAGTCATCTTAATTGATGCCCGTACATATCCTGTCCGTGGGCCACAGGAACCGGATATGGAAAAAGTTGTTAGAGGTTCAAGAGACGGGTATGTAGAAACAATCGTTTTTAATACGGCATTAACAAGACGAAGAATTAGAGATCGATCTCTCAGAATGGAGTATTTACAAATAGGTAGACGTTCGAAAACAGATGTGGTTGTTTGCTATTTAGAGGATATTGCAGACATGGAACATGTTGAGGATCTAAAAAAGTCGCTACTGGCTATTGATACAGACGGTCTTCCTATGGGAGAAAAAACAGTTGAGGAGTTTATCTCAGGTCGACATCTTAACCCATATCCAGTGGTAAGATACACAGAACGTCCTGACACAGCAGCAGCTCATATATATGAGGGGCATGTGATTGTTTTTGTTGATGGGTCTCCTAGCGCACTTATCACTCCAACAACATTTTGGCATCATTTGCAGCATGCTGAGGAATATCGAAATAAGCCGATTGTCGGAGCTTACTTACGAATGGTTCGATTTATCGCAGTGTGGGCTTCAATTTTTATTTTACCTCTGTGGTATTTATTTGCTAATAATCCTGGTCTATTGCCACCTGGTATGAAATTTGTTGGTATTGAAGATCCGGGTCAAGTACCATTACTTCTACAGTTTCTTCTGATTGAAGTTGGAATTGATATCTTAAGGATGGCTGCCATTCATACCCCATCATCGTTAGCAACTGCTCTGGGGCTTGTTGCCGCCTTAATGGTTGGACAAGTAGCGGTAGAAGTTGGCCTTCTAACAAACGAAGTGATTTTATATTTAGCTATAGCGGCAATAGGTACCTTTGCAACTCCTAGTTACGAATTAAGCCTAGCTAATCGAATTTACCGTATTGTGTTACTTCTATTTACCGCATGGTTAGGAGTAATAGGATTAGTAGCTGGTATTACTGGCTGGATTATTATGCTTGCGCGTATGAAGTCCTTCAATGTTCCATACCTATATCCGTTTATCCCATTTAATGCACGTGCTCTAAGGGATGTTTTATTCCGTTCACCAATGCCATTGAAAAATCGTCGACCAACATTTTTACATCCACAAGATCCTGATCGTTAA
- a CDS encoding tetratricopeptide repeat protein yields the protein MGFVIPNIDNAGHIGGLIGGFLAASIVQLPNQKKWFLRVGGLIITVALLIGLFLYGMDQSKAQYSEYRAMKGQELIQNEEFEEAYTYLQEAISSDQTSNDILFLLSVAAIQLEKYDEAAEHLQQVVSNDDSYHQAHFNLAVLYANQNKLDLALEQVSKALEYDPNNENYKAFQNELSP from the coding sequence ATGGGATTTGTAATCCCTAATATAGACAATGCAGGGCATATAGGAGGGTTAATAGGCGGATTTCTCGCTGCAAGCATCGTTCAGCTGCCCAACCAAAAAAAATGGTTTCTTAGAGTTGGCGGACTTATCATAACAGTCGCATTGTTAATAGGGTTATTCTTATACGGGATGGACCAATCAAAAGCACAATATAGTGAGTATAGAGCGATGAAGGGGCAGGAGCTTATTCAAAATGAAGAGTTTGAAGAAGCTTACACATATTTACAAGAAGCCATTTCAAGTGATCAGACTTCAAATGATATCTTGTTTTTATTATCTGTAGCTGCCATTCAATTGGAAAAATACGATGAAGCGGCGGAACACCTGCAACAAGTCGTTTCAAATGATGACAGCTACCACCAAGCACATTTTAATTTAGCAGTATTATACGCTAACCAAAATAAATTGGATTTAGCGCTAGAACAAGTGTCAAAAGCTCTAGAATATGATCCGAACAATGAAAACTACAAAGCTTTTCAAAATGAGCTTTCTCCTTAA